Proteins encoded by one window of Cyclobacteriaceae bacterium:
- the carB gene encoding carbamoyl-phosphate synthase large subunit translates to MPRDRSIRSVLIIGSGPIIIGQACEFDYSGSQASRSLREEGIEVVLINSNPATIMTDKVTADHVYLKPLTKKSIREILEKHNIDAVLPTMGGQTALNLCIECDKAGIWQHYGVKIIGVDIKAIETTEDREKFRLKMLELGVGVCKGATATSFLQGKEIAQEIGFPLVIRPSFTLGGTGGGFVNKPEEFDEALNRGLHASPIHEVLVEQSILGWKEYELELLRDGRGNVIIICSIENFDPMGVHTGDSITVAPAMTLPDTVYQNMRDLAIKMMNGIGQFAGGCNVQFAVNPDTDDIIGIEINPRVSRSSALASKATGYPIAKVAAKLAIGYNLDELKNAITGTTTAYFEPALDYVIVKIPRWNFDKFLGANRKLGLQMKSVGEVMGIGRNFQEALQKACQSLEIRRNGLGADGKENTNRDELMYSLENPSWNRLFHIYDAMKLGISMKTIQNLTKIDKWFLEQVWELVEIEREIEQYKLETIPAELMRKAKEKGFADRQIAHILDCLESEVHEKRRAMGINRVFKLVDTCAAEFEANTPYYYSTFDTENESVVSDKKKIIVLGSGPNRIGQGIEFDYSCVHGVLATKECGYEAIMINCNPETVSTDFDIANKLYFEPVFWEHLWDIIQHEKPEGVIVQLGGQTALKLAEKLHKYGVKIIGTSFEALDLAEDRGSFSTLLKELNIPYPEFGVATNADEALEVSKTIGFPLLVRPSYVLGGQSMKIVINEKELENHIIDIWKHLPENKVLLDHFLDGAIEAEADAICDGEDVYIIGVMQHIEPAGIHSGDSYAVLPPYNLGDFVMKQIETYTQRIALALKTVGLINIQFAVKNDKVYIIEANPRASRTVPFICKAYDEPYVNYATKVMLGEKKIKDFTFRPTRKGYAIKEPVFSFSKFPDVNKELGPEMKSTGEAIYFIDDLMDDYFLKIYSERNLYLSR, encoded by the coding sequence ATGCCTAGAGATAGAAGTATTCGTTCCGTTCTGATTATCGGCAGCGGCCCCATTATTATTGGCCAGGCTTGTGAGTTTGACTATTCCGGATCGCAGGCTTCACGGTCGCTTCGTGAAGAAGGAATTGAAGTGGTGCTTATAAACTCCAATCCGGCTACCATTATGACGGATAAGGTAACAGCCGACCATGTGTACCTTAAGCCCCTGACGAAGAAATCCATTCGGGAAATACTTGAAAAACATAACATCGATGCGGTTTTACCTACCATGGGCGGGCAAACTGCGCTGAACCTGTGTATTGAGTGCGATAAAGCAGGCATCTGGCAGCATTACGGTGTAAAGATTATTGGGGTTGACATTAAGGCGATTGAGACCACGGAAGATCGGGAGAAATTCCGGTTGAAAATGCTGGAGTTGGGTGTTGGCGTATGTAAAGGAGCGACAGCAACCTCGTTTTTACAAGGAAAAGAAATTGCCCAGGAAATTGGCTTTCCCCTCGTAATTCGACCCTCCTTCACCCTTGGCGGTACCGGAGGCGGATTTGTAAACAAACCCGAAGAATTTGATGAAGCGTTGAACCGTGGCTTGCACGCATCGCCCATTCACGAGGTGTTGGTTGAACAAAGTATTTTGGGCTGGAAGGAATATGAGCTTGAATTGCTCCGCGATGGAAGAGGCAATGTGATCATCATCTGCTCCATTGAAAACTTTGATCCGATGGGTGTGCACACCGGTGACTCCATTACCGTGGCGCCTGCCATGACATTGCCCGATACGGTATACCAAAATATGCGCGACCTCGCCATTAAAATGATGAATGGCATCGGGCAGTTTGCCGGAGGGTGTAATGTGCAGTTTGCGGTGAATCCCGATACGGACGACATCATCGGTATTGAAATCAATCCGCGTGTTTCGCGCTCCTCTGCATTGGCTTCAAAAGCCACGGGTTACCCGATTGCCAAAGTAGCCGCGAAACTGGCCATCGGTTATAACCTTGATGAATTAAAGAACGCCATCACCGGAACAACAACCGCCTACTTTGAACCTGCGCTTGATTATGTTATTGTAAAAATTCCACGCTGGAATTTCGATAAGTTTCTTGGCGCCAACCGCAAACTGGGTTTGCAGATGAAGTCGGTAGGTGAGGTAATGGGTATCGGAAGAAATTTTCAGGAAGCCTTACAAAAAGCCTGTCAGTCGTTGGAGATCAGGCGCAACGGCCTGGGTGCCGATGGTAAAGAGAATACCAACCGTGATGAGTTAATGTACAGCCTGGAAAATCCAAGCTGGAATCGTCTCTTCCATATTTACGATGCCATGAAGCTTGGCATCTCGATGAAAACTATTCAGAACCTGACCAAAATCGATAAGTGGTTTTTAGAACAGGTGTGGGAACTCGTAGAAATTGAACGCGAGATTGAACAATACAAACTGGAAACTATTCCCGCAGAGTTGATGCGCAAGGCCAAGGAAAAAGGTTTTGCCGACCGGCAGATTGCGCATATACTCGATTGCCTCGAAAGCGAAGTGCACGAGAAGCGCAGGGCAATGGGCATCAATCGGGTGTTTAAACTGGTGGATACCTGCGCAGCAGAATTTGAAGCCAACACACCATACTACTATTCAACATTCGATACCGAAAACGAGTCTGTCGTTTCTGATAAGAAAAAAATTATTGTGCTAGGTTCAGGACCTAACCGCATCGGTCAAGGAATTGAATTTGATTACTCCTGCGTGCACGGTGTGCTGGCCACAAAAGAATGTGGTTACGAAGCCATCATGATCAACTGCAACCCGGAAACCGTTTCTACCGATTTCGATATTGCCAACAAACTTTACTTCGAGCCGGTTTTCTGGGAGCACCTGTGGGATATCATTCAACATGAAAAGCCTGAAGGCGTTATTGTTCAGCTTGGTGGACAAACCGCATTGAAGCTGGCCGAAAAACTGCACAAGTATGGAGTAAAAATAATCGGAACTTCTTTTGAAGCGCTTGATCTCGCAGAAGATCGTGGAAGTTTCTCCACATTGTTAAAAGAATTGAATATTCCATATCCGGAGTTTGGTGTGGCCACCAATGCTGATGAAGCATTGGAAGTTTCCAAGACCATTGGATTTCCGCTGCTCGTTCGTCCCTCCTACGTATTGGGCGGACAAAGCATGAAAATCGTGATCAACGAAAAAGAACTTGAAAATCACATCATCGATATCTGGAAGCACCTGCCGGAAAATAAAGTATTGCTCGATCACTTTTTAGATGGCGCCATTGAAGCCGAAGCTGATGCCATTTGCGATGGCGAAGATGTGTACATCATTGGCGTGATGCAGCACATCGAACCGGCAGGTATTCACTCCGGTGATTCGTATGCGGTGTTGCCACCCTACAACCTGGGCGATTTTGTGATGAAGCAAATTGAAACCTACACGCAACGGATTGCACTCGCGCTGAAAACAGTTGGTTTGATCAACATTCAGTTTGCGGTTAAAAACGACAAGGTGTACATCATTGAAGCCAATCCACGCGCATCGCGTACAGTGCCGTTCATCTGCAAAGCTTACGATGAACCTTACGTGAACTATGCTACCAAAGTAATGTTGGGCGAAAAGAAAATAAAAGACTTCACGTTTCGTCCTACCAGGAAAGGATACGCCATCAAGGAACCGGTATTCTCGTTCAGCAAGTTTCCGGATGTAAATAAGGAGCTTGGCCCTGAAATGAAATCGACCGGGGAGGCGATTTATTTCATTGACGACCTGATGGATGATTATTTCCTGAAGATTTACAGTGAGCGGAATTTGTACTTAAGTCGTTAG
- a CDS encoding T9SS type A sorting domain-containing protein has protein sequence MRKFYGIALPVLLALICYEGYAQRPMGIKINKAVICYADHTNNPCYVPPPAELTRASGRVKTSNIEVTYNPGFTPEAQQAFEYAIEIWESLIISDVPIKIDAYWSSLGSNTLGAAIYTSAYANFDGAQKLDVFYPVALAEKITGRNLNGNNPDIFMQFSNSADWHYDPSTSAPSGKYDLATVVLHEIGHGLGFAGTFSVGTTTGDYGLQDTTIPIIYDIPIENGSGANLIQTFASPSAAMRTQLTSQSIFFKSPTAVRPRLYAPTEFNSGSSISHLDENTYVGNPDALMTPQIAPQEKIYNPGIAWKMLKDLGWEFVRLVHEPLSDTETTTGPFNVLVTIDADNGFDDESLKLHWTIDGQNFTEVLLQPTGNPDEFSAQIIPPDATARDYGYYIAVKDNENREFLSPGKFVNPQKQEEQHLHYFSTGPDIQAPVIAHTPKAFILDTETSFQIEARITDNIGIASAIVEYLINDVPQGNVPLVLQNPGEDSVYIATIDLGGGLEISDVLSYRITVVDQAQAVPGGNKSYFPTETTYQQVNVVGLEPTQDSYSNDFNSPSDDFFGDGFSVAQPTGFSNPAIHTTHPYPEGNGQANDQINLTYQLKIPVRVKPLEATLVFDEIVLVEPGEVGTVFGDEEFWDYVVVEGSKDGGITWTPVADGYDSRTNNDWLTRYNSAISVNNSTAVGDPTLYRTRTLDLRNEFDPGDEVVIRFRLFSDPFAAGWGWAIDNLKIQIDENPPQILHDHIDYVVAGAELAEGVLLITDASGVASITAETKVNGGDVTETELPVISLNNEYPISFTGLDQFAAGDVLEYRIIVTDSAGNTGYFPPSGNFLKIAIVEFNEPTSTYANAFNSPTEDFVGNFFNITQPANFNNGAIHSEHFYPNGLGLNKTSGYQYLLIQPITIATINPLMRFDEVVIVEGHGTGVPFGNPNFKDYVIVEGSKDGGETWSRFLDGYDIVGGLTTWISTFNSGGNGTSAMYRTRVIDLTANGNFQAGDNVLIRFRLFANETVNGWGWAIDNLYIQDPITSIEKLSTSINIYPNPVTNQLLNIEIDEPTFTETHISLMNAQGQKLQAAKLPPSAEKSKHQLDLSGLPAGMYMVAIQDYSGAQILRKIIKTH, from the coding sequence ATGAGAAAATTTTACGGAATTGCCCTCCCTGTTTTGCTTGCGCTGATATGTTACGAGGGATATGCACAACGCCCAATGGGTATAAAAATCAACAAAGCCGTAATCTGCTATGCAGATCACACCAATAATCCTTGTTATGTACCTCCTCCTGCTGAATTGACGAGGGCTTCTGGTCGTGTGAAAACGTCCAACATTGAAGTGACCTATAACCCAGGTTTTACACCGGAAGCACAACAGGCCTTTGAATATGCCATTGAGATTTGGGAATCACTGATAATTTCAGATGTTCCGATAAAAATTGATGCTTATTGGTCTTCTTTAGGTTCCAATACGCTCGGAGCTGCCATCTACACGTCTGCATATGCTAATTTCGATGGAGCCCAAAAGCTAGATGTTTTTTACCCAGTTGCTTTGGCTGAAAAAATCACCGGCCGAAACCTCAATGGGAATAACCCTGATATTTTTATGCAGTTCAGTAACAGTGCTGACTGGCATTACGATCCATCAACTAGCGCCCCATCCGGAAAATATGATCTTGCAACGGTTGTGCTCCATGAAATTGGACATGGCTTAGGCTTTGCCGGAACATTTTCAGTTGGAACTACTACAGGAGACTACGGATTACAAGACACGACAATCCCAATAATTTATGACATACCTATAGAAAACGGATCAGGGGCAAATCTTATACAAACTTTTGCTTCTCCCTCTGCAGCCATGCGCACCCAATTAACGAGTCAAAGTATCTTTTTTAAATCTCCAACTGCTGTTCGTCCACGCCTTTATGCACCAACTGAATTCAATAGTGGCTCCAGCATTAGCCACCTGGACGAAAATACCTATGTTGGAAATCCTGATGCGTTAATGACCCCTCAGATTGCTCCGCAGGAAAAAATATACAATCCCGGAATCGCCTGGAAGATGTTAAAAGATTTAGGGTGGGAATTTGTTCGGCTAGTACATGAACCCCTAAGTGATACGGAAACCACGACCGGTCCATTCAACGTTTTAGTTACTATTGATGCTGATAACGGATTTGATGATGAAAGTTTGAAACTTCACTGGACCATAGACGGGCAAAACTTTACAGAGGTACTGCTACAACCCACCGGAAATCCGGATGAGTTCAGCGCACAAATTATTCCACCTGATGCCACCGCACGGGACTATGGCTATTACATCGCAGTAAAGGACAATGAAAACCGTGAATTTTTAAGCCCAGGCAAATTTGTCAATCCGCAAAAACAAGAAGAGCAACACCTGCATTACTTTTCCACGGGTCCCGATATACAAGCTCCCGTTATCGCGCATACTCCCAAAGCTTTTATTCTTGATACTGAAACCAGCTTTCAAATTGAAGCACGTATAACCGATAACATTGGAATTGCCTCGGCCATCGTTGAGTACCTGATTAATGATGTGCCCCAAGGAAATGTTCCCCTTGTACTTCAAAATCCAGGTGAAGATTCAGTTTACATAGCCACCATAGATCTTGGTGGAGGACTTGAAATTAGTGATGTATTATCATATCGCATTACCGTTGTTGATCAGGCGCAAGCAGTACCTGGCGGAAATAAATCGTATTTCCCAACGGAAACCACTTACCAACAAGTTAATGTAGTTGGCCTGGAACCCACACAGGATTCTTATTCGAATGATTTTAATTCGCCATCGGATGACTTTTTTGGAGATGGCTTCAGTGTAGCACAACCAACCGGCTTTTCAAATCCCGCCATTCACACAACCCACCCCTACCCGGAAGGAAATGGGCAAGCAAACGATCAGATTAACTTAACTTATCAATTGAAAATTCCAGTTCGGGTTAAACCACTTGAAGCTACCCTTGTATTTGATGAAATTGTGTTGGTTGAGCCCGGTGAAGTAGGAACCGTGTTTGGTGATGAGGAGTTCTGGGACTATGTGGTTGTTGAAGGATCAAAAGATGGAGGCATTACGTGGACTCCAGTTGCCGATGGTTATGATTCCAGAACAAATAATGACTGGCTAACCCGCTATAATAGCGCGATCTCTGTAAACAACTCAACCGCTGTCGGTGATCCAACGCTTTACCGTACCCGTACACTTGACCTGCGCAATGAATTTGATCCAGGTGATGAAGTAGTAATCCGGTTCAGGCTATTTAGTGATCCATTTGCAGCTGGCTGGGGTTGGGCTATAGATAATTTGAAAATTCAAATTGATGAGAACCCCCCTCAAATCCTTCACGATCATATTGATTATGTTGTTGCCGGAGCCGAACTGGCTGAGGGCGTTCTACTCATTACCGATGCTTCTGGGGTAGCATCCATCACCGCTGAAACCAAGGTGAATGGTGGCGATGTGACAGAAACTGAACTACCAGTGATTTCTCTTAACAATGAGTATCCGATTTCTTTCACTGGCTTGGATCAATTCGCTGCAGGTGATGTATTGGAGTATCGCATCATCGTCACCGACTCGGCCGGCAATACAGGTTATTTCCCACCCTCGGGCAACTTCCTGAAAATTGCAATAGTTGAATTTAATGAGCCTACAAGCACTTACGCCAATGCGTTTAATTCGCCAACGGAGGATTTTGTAGGAAATTTTTTCAACATAACTCAACCTGCCAACTTTAACAATGGTGCTATTCATTCCGAACATTTCTATCCGAATGGTTTGGGGTTAAACAAAACTTCTGGTTATCAGTATCTGCTTATACAACCCATTACTATTGCTACAATCAATCCCCTTATGCGCTTTGATGAAGTAGTGATTGTGGAGGGACATGGAACTGGGGTACCTTTCGGAAATCCAAACTTCAAGGATTATGTGATTGTGGAGGGCTCAAAAGATGGTGGTGAAACATGGAGCAGATTTTTGGACGGGTATGATATTGTAGGTGGGCTAACCACCTGGATCAGTACATTCAATTCGGGTGGCAACGGAACATCAGCTATGTACCGCACCCGTGTGATTGATTTAACTGCCAATGGAAATTTTCAAGCGGGCGATAATGTGTTGATTCGCTTCAGGCTATTTGCCAACGAAACCGTTAACGGCTGGGGCTGGGCCATCGATAATTTATACATTCAGGATCCAATAACATCAATTGAAAAGTTGAGCACCTCTATTAATATTTATCCGAACCCGGTAACAAATCAATTACTTAACATTGAAATTGATGAGCCCACGTTTACCGAAACGCACATTAGCCTGATGAACGCACAAGGTCAAAAGTTACAGGCTGCGAAACTTCCCCCATCCGCAGAGAAATCAAAACATCAGCTTGATTTATCCGGCCTTCCCGCTGGTATGTACATGGTGGCCATACAAGACTATTCCGGAGCACAGATTCTCCGAAAAATTATCAAGACACACTAA
- a CDS encoding DUF58 domain-containing protein — MKNLKNLYLNNRLFVAIVAIVLCFILSFALKGFIIIPKLLFLVLVATVVTDALLLFRTRRGMYGYRFTPEKLSNGDENEIRIYLENFYPFNASLQVIDEIPHQFQRRDLNFKLQLSPRESKTITYSLRPVKRGEYSFGAVNVFVTSPLGLLKRRFRFSQDALVPVYPSYIQMRRYELLAISNRLTETGIKKIRRIGHNMEFELIKEYVQGDDIRTINWKATARKSALMVNHYQDERSQQVYSLIDKSRVMQMPFNGLSLMDYAINASLVISNIAIRKSDKAGIITFQDTVNTTLAASRSNRQMGQIQEVLYNQKTGYRESDFSMLYSHVRRKITQRSLLLLFTNFESMYGMQRQLPFLRSLAKQHLVVVIFFENTEMASLINSQATDLKEIYYKAVAEKFAFDKKLIAKELQKSGIQTILTAPENLTVNTINKYLELKARGMI, encoded by the coding sequence ATGAAAAACCTCAAAAACCTTTACCTTAATAACAGGTTGTTCGTTGCGATTGTCGCAATCGTGCTCTGCTTTATCCTGAGCTTTGCACTGAAGGGGTTTATCATTATTCCAAAACTATTATTTCTGGTACTGGTAGCCACCGTGGTAACGGATGCGCTGCTTCTCTTTCGTACCCGAAGAGGCATGTACGGCTATCGGTTTACACCCGAAAAACTTTCGAATGGCGATGAAAATGAAATCCGGATTTACCTGGAAAATTTTTATCCGTTCAACGCTTCCTTACAAGTGATCGATGAAATACCACATCAGTTTCAACGAAGGGATTTGAATTTCAAGTTGCAGTTATCTCCACGCGAAAGCAAAACCATCACCTATTCATTGCGACCGGTAAAACGCGGAGAATATTCCTTTGGTGCGGTGAATGTGTTTGTGACTTCACCACTGGGTTTGCTGAAGCGCAGATTCAGGTTTTCGCAGGATGCATTGGTGCCCGTGTATCCATCCTATATTCAAATGCGCAGGTATGAGTTGCTGGCCATCTCGAACAGACTTACTGAAACCGGCATTAAAAAAATCAGGCGCATCGGGCACAACATGGAATTTGAGTTGATCAAAGAATATGTTCAAGGTGACGACATTCGCACCATCAACTGGAAAGCCACAGCCCGAAAATCAGCGTTGATGGTAAACCACTATCAAGACGAACGTTCCCAACAGGTTTACTCCCTCATCGATAAAAGTCGTGTGATGCAAATGCCTTTCAACGGCTTGAGCCTGATGGATTATGCCATCAACGCCAGTCTGGTTATCAGCAACATTGCGATTCGCAAATCAGACAAGGCCGGCATAATTACTTTTCAAGACACGGTCAACACCACGTTGGCAGCCAGTCGCAGTAACCGACAAATGGGGCAGATACAGGAAGTGCTTTACAATCAGAAAACCGGCTATCGCGAATCCGACTTTTCTATGCTATACAGTCATGTGCGCAGAAAAATAACACAGCGGAGTTTATTGTTGCTGTTCACCAACTTCGAATCGATGTATGGCATGCAGCGGCAATTGCCATTTTTGCGAAGCCTGGCCAAACAACATTTGGTAGTGGTCATCTTTTTTGAGAATACCGAAATGGCTTCTCTAATTAACAGCCAGGCAACCGACCTCAAAGAAATCTATTACAAAGCCGTAGCCGAAAAATTTGCCTTCGACAAAAAACTGATTGCCAAAGAACTTCAAAAATCGGGTATTCAAACCATTTTAACCGCCCCTGAAAACCTGACGGTAAATACGATAAATAAGTATCTGGAACTAAAAGCCAGGGGAATGATTTAA
- a CDS encoding MoxR family ATPase has product MEENLFENRVDLTALNESVKKIREEIAHVIVGQQEMVDLLITSILADGHVLIEGVPGVAKTLTAKLLSRVIDVKFTRIQFTPDLMPSDVIGTSVFNMKNSAFEFKSGPIFSNIVLIDEINRAPAKTQAALFEVMEERQITADGTTYKLEHPYMVVATQNPIEHEGTYRLPEAQLDRFLFKIVVHYPTPEQEFAIISGHHKRKGHTPLEDVKPVLNADKIKQYRDSVQQVHVEENLMKYIAEIIHETRNNPSLFLGASPRASVALLNSSKAFAAINGRDFVTPEDVKFVASPVLRHRIMLTPDKEMEGITTDDVIKQIVDKVEVPR; this is encoded by the coding sequence ATGGAAGAAAACCTTTTTGAAAACCGGGTCGATTTAACTGCCCTGAATGAAAGTGTAAAAAAAATACGCGAAGAAATTGCACATGTAATTGTCGGCCAGCAGGAAATGGTTGATCTGTTGATTACCTCCATCCTGGCGGATGGCCATGTGTTGATTGAAGGTGTGCCCGGTGTAGCCAAAACGCTCACCGCAAAATTATTATCACGGGTAATTGATGTGAAGTTCACGCGCATTCAGTTCACCCCCGATCTGATGCCTTCGGATGTAATCGGTACGTCTGTATTTAACATGAAAAACTCCGCCTTTGAATTTAAGTCGGGGCCGATTTTTTCAAACATTGTATTGATTGATGAAATAAACCGTGCCCCTGCCAAAACGCAGGCCGCCTTGTTTGAAGTGATGGAAGAACGGCAGATCACAGCCGATGGCACTACGTACAAACTTGAACATCCGTACATGGTAGTGGCCACACAAAACCCCATTGAACATGAAGGAACGTATCGCCTTCCGGAAGCCCAACTCGATCGCTTCTTATTCAAGATTGTAGTTCATTATCCTACACCTGAACAGGAGTTTGCCATTATCAGCGGGCATCATAAGCGCAAAGGGCACACCCCATTGGAAGATGTGAAACCGGTACTGAACGCAGACAAAATAAAACAATACCGTGATTCGGTGCAGCAGGTTCATGTGGAAGAAAACCTGATGAAATACATAGCGGAGATCATTCATGAAACCCGAAACAATCCATCCCTATTCTTAGGCGCATCGCCACGCGCATCAGTAGCGTTGCTCAATAGTTCAAAAGCTTTTGCCGCAATCAACGGTCGCGACTTTGTAACTCCCGAAGATGTGAAATTTGTGGCGTCACCCGTATTGCGCCATCGCATTATGCTTACGCCTGATAAAGAAATGGAAGGCATTACTACCGATGATGTGATCAAACAAATTGTGGACAAAGTTGAGGTGCCGAGATAA
- a CDS encoding GxxExxY protein, which yields MTENEISYKIIGLALELHKSLGPGLLESAYENALAFDLKEHGFDIKQQVPMPFVYKEVKMEVGYRIDLVVDNKVLIEIKSLEALAPVHFAQTLTYLKLSGLKLGLLINFNTKILKDGIHRLVNNL from the coding sequence ATGACAGAAAATGAAATTTCATATAAGATTATTGGTCTAGCATTGGAGCTTCACAAATCATTGGGGCCCGGCTTACTTGAATCAGCATATGAAAATGCGTTGGCGTTTGATTTAAAAGAGCATGGATTTGACATAAAACAGCAGGTTCCAATGCCTTTTGTTTACAAAGAGGTAAAAATGGAGGTTGGATATAGAATCGATTTAGTTGTTGACAATAAAGTATTAATAGAAATTAAGTCGCTAGAGGCGTTAGCGCCTGTTCATTTCGCTCAAACGCTTACATATTTAAAATTATCGGGACTTAAACTGGGTCTGCTTATTAATTTCAACACTAAAATCCTGAAAGATGGAATTCACCGACTTGTAAATAACCTATGA
- a CDS encoding stage II sporulation protein M codes for MREAAFVKRNQQRWQEMEQVLNSKTPPHPDRLAEIFIQLTDDLSFARTQYPKSRVTNYLNNLASKIHLEIYKNKKEEKNRFITFWKYELPGVLYESRKQLLYAFLIFTVSILIGCVSAYYDETFVRLILGDAYVNMTLENIENGNPTAVFSKSGEADMFFAITFNNVRVSFIAFAAGLFFSLGTGLILFGNGVMVGAIYSFFLKQELAGQAFSVIMLHGTIELSVIVIAGGAGLVMGNSFLFPGTYSRFASFKQGMLKGIKIVMGLVPFFILAGFIEGFITRYAFMHWSIKTAIIGLSAWLIVYYFVIYPYKLVNRTHGNSEQTRH; via the coding sequence GTGAGAGAGGCGGCTTTTGTAAAACGTAATCAGCAACGCTGGCAGGAAATGGAACAAGTCCTGAACAGTAAAACTCCGCCACACCCCGACCGGTTGGCGGAGATTTTTATCCAGCTCACGGATGACCTGTCGTTTGCACGCACCCAATACCCCAAAAGCAGGGTGACCAACTACCTGAACAACCTGGCCTCCAAAATTCACCTGGAGATTTACAAGAATAAGAAAGAAGAGAAAAACAGGTTCATTACCTTTTGGAAGTATGAATTGCCGGGTGTGTTGTATGAATCGCGTAAGCAGTTGCTGTATGCCTTTTTAATTTTTACCGTCTCCATTTTAATCGGTTGTGTATCGGCCTATTATGATGAAACCTTTGTGCGGCTTATTCTGGGGGATGCCTATGTAAACATGACGCTGGAAAATATTGAAAACGGAAACCCAACAGCAGTATTCAGCAAAAGTGGTGAGGCCGATATGTTTTTCGCCATCACATTTAATAATGTACGTGTTTCATTCATTGCTTTTGCGGCCGGACTCTTCTTTTCGTTGGGCACCGGTTTAATTCTTTTTGGAAACGGAGTGATGGTGGGCGCTATCTATTCTTTTTTTCTTAAACAAGAATTAGCCGGACAAGCGTTTTCGGTTATCATGTTGCACGGTACCATTGAGCTTTCAGTGATTGTCATTGCAGGAGGAGCTGGGTTAGTTATGGGTAACAGTTTTCTATTTCCCGGTACCTACTCCCGTTTTGCGTCCTTTAAGCAAGGCATGTTGAAGGGTATTAAAATTGTTATGGGTCTTGTCCCCTTCTTTATTTTAGCCGGATTCATAGAGGGCTTCATCACCCGTTATGCCTTCATGCATTGGAGCATTAAAACTGCCATCATCGGATTGTCGGCATGGCTTATTGTGTATTATTTTGTTATTTATCCTTACAAATTAGTTAATCGTACGCATGGAAACAGTGAGCAAACCAGACATTGA